The DNA segment TGTCAAAAAGCGAACTCCGCTTAAAGGGCTCCGGTGTGGCGTCGACGAGATGCTGTCTAAGTGATTGTGATTTATGAACTTAGGGGGATTTCGTCTGTGATGGATAGGCATCGCATGAAAGGCCCGGAAATGGTATCATAGGGGTCGAAATTGATACCCCAATTATGCCGCCTTTTCAGGTCATCATAAACAGTATGAGCGACGTCCCTTCGAGCGATTCCACGACTCCTGATTCCGACCCCATTGGTAGTGACGAAACTCAATTGGAGGAGGCGGGTGCCAATCCTCATTCCAACAGAATTGCTGCAAATTCAGAATACACGTCAAAGGATTTACAGCATCTGTCGGACTTGGAGCACGTTCGTGAACGCCCCGGAATGTACATCGGCGATACGACGGGCCGCGGTCTGCATCACCTGGTATACGAGGTGGTCGACAATTCAATCGATGAGGCGATGGCCGAATTCGCCTCCGCCGTCACGGTGACGGTCCATACCGATGGCTCGGTCACCGTCGAAGACGACGGTCGAGGCATCCCGGTCACAAGGCATGATCAGCTGTCCGAAGAAATGGACCGGGAAGTGACGACCCTAGAGGGTGTCATGACCGTCCTGAAGTTTGGCGGCAAGTTCCAAAAAGGGGCCTATCAGACCTCCGGCGGACTGCACGGGGTCGGGGTGACCGTGGTCAATTTTCTGTCGCAGTGGTGTGAAGTCGAAGTGAGTCGCGATGGTTGGACATGGACGCAACAGTATGAACGTGGGATCCCTCAGGGGGCCGTCACCAAAGGACGCGCAACCAAAAAGAAAGGGACCAAAACCACTTTCAAAGCCGATAGCGAGATCTTCAGTACGACCAAGTACTCCTACGACGTCCTTTACAAGCGTTTGCAAGAATTGGCCTTCTTGAATTCGGGCGTCCGAATCCGCTTTTTGGATGAACGAAACGGTGAATCGGGTGATTTTAAGTACGAACGCGGGATCATCGAATTCGTTGAACATCTGAACCGAGCCAGCGACGTATTGCACTCCGATGTGATCCACATCGAAGGCGAACGCGACGGCGTCGAGTTCGAAATCGCCCTGCAGTACAACACCGATTACACCGAAACGGTTCAGTCGTACGTTAACAACATTCACACGATCGAAGGCGGGACCCACGTTTCGGGTTTCCGTTCAGCGCTGACGCGAACGCTGAATAACTATGGTCGCAAAGAAGGCTTGTTTAAGGCGACCACGCCGTCCGGGGATGACTTTCGCGAAGGTTTGACCGCGGTCATCAGTACTCGAGTCCCCCATCCACAGTTTGAAGGCCAGACGAAAACCAAGTTAGGCAATAACGATGTGGAAGGGATCGTGAATGGTGGGGTCGGTGAACAGTTAACCAAGTTCATGGAAGAGAACCCCAAGGCCGCCAAAGCGATCGTCCGCAAAGGGTTGCTGGCCGCGGAAGCACGTGAAGCGGCTCGTAAAGCCAAAGACATGCTTCGCAAGCGTAAGGATGTTCTCGGCGGCGGCGGCTTGCCAGGGAAACTTCGCGATTGCATTAGTAAGAAAATGGAAGAGTGCGAAATCTACCTGGTCGAAGGTGATTCGGCCGGTGGGTCGGCCGAGGGAGGACGGATGCGTAACTATCAAGCGATCCTTCCGCTTCGCGGTAAGATCATCAACGCTTACAAAAGCCGCGAAGATAAGGTCTTGGCCAACGAGGAAGTCAAATCGATGATCCAGGCCTTTGGCACGGGCATCGGAGCCGATCAGGATCTGTCCAAACGACGTTACAACAAAATCATTGTGATGACGGACGCGGACGTGGATGGTAGCCACATCCGCACCTTGCTGCTTTGTTTCTTCTATCGACAGATGTTTCAGCTGGTCGCCGGTGGACACGTCTACGTCGCCAAGCCACCGTTGTTCCGCGTCTCTAAGGGTAAGGAACGGTATTACGTTCAAACCGAAGAGGAAATGAAGTCTCAATTGCTGGAACGTGGTTTGGCCGATAGTACCTTCGAAGCCGAAGATGGACGGCGTATCGAAGGCGAAGAAATGCGGAAAATGTGTCATACCCTGGCCGGCATCGAAGATGCCATCATCGCCATGGAACGCCGCGGTATCAGCCTGAAGGCTCACGCCTTACGGTTGGACCCGCAAACGAATCGTTTGCCTCCGCTGCACCTGTTTGTCGGAGTGGATGACCATTGGTTCCACGGGGTCGAACAGGTTGACGAATATTTGAATGCAAACAACCTCGTTCTGGATAGCGAAAAAGAAAAACCGGAACCGGGGGAGGAACCCGAAGCGATCGATTTGACCGCCGAACAAGAAGCTACGGGGCCTTCGGTCAATTTGATCGAATTGCACGAAGTCCGGACCATCAACACCGCCCTGAAGGATCTCCAGCAGCTGGGCATCAGCATCGACGATTTGATCCCGCAGGAACGGACTGGTAGTACCGCTCCGCGATTTGAATTATTGCGAGGGGAAGATACCCGTCGGCCGCTGCAAGATCTGCGTGAATTGCTTCCGCAGGTTCGGGCAGCAGGTGAAAAAGGGCTGGCTGTGACCCGCTTTAAAGGGCTGGGTGAAATGAATGCCGAAGAGCTTCGCGAAACGACTCTGGATCCGGCCAATCGCACTTTGGTACAAGTCAATCTGTCCGATGCCGGAGCGGCGGACGAAATGTTCCGCCTGCTGATGGGGGACAAAGTCGAACCAAGACGCGAATTCATCGAACGGCATGCACTGGATGTGAAGAATCTGGACGTTTAGTCGATAAGGAGGCTTCTGCAGATTATTAATTGCACGTCCTGAATCCTTCCGGTTGCTCGACGCGGGGCGTTTTGTGTCGCCCCGCGACATCGGTTGTTCATTTCTAGATGGTCACTGAACTGTTTTGCAGGTGACCCTTCCCCAATCCCAACGCGTCTTATGCTCCGGACCCTC comes from the Roseimaritima multifibrata genome and includes:
- a CDS encoding DNA gyrase subunit B, with product MSDVPSSDSTTPDSDPIGSDETQLEEAGANPHSNRIAANSEYTSKDLQHLSDLEHVRERPGMYIGDTTGRGLHHLVYEVVDNSIDEAMAEFASAVTVTVHTDGSVTVEDDGRGIPVTRHDQLSEEMDREVTTLEGVMTVLKFGGKFQKGAYQTSGGLHGVGVTVVNFLSQWCEVEVSRDGWTWTQQYERGIPQGAVTKGRATKKKGTKTTFKADSEIFSTTKYSYDVLYKRLQELAFLNSGVRIRFLDERNGESGDFKYERGIIEFVEHLNRASDVLHSDVIHIEGERDGVEFEIALQYNTDYTETVQSYVNNIHTIEGGTHVSGFRSALTRTLNNYGRKEGLFKATTPSGDDFREGLTAVISTRVPHPQFEGQTKTKLGNNDVEGIVNGGVGEQLTKFMEENPKAAKAIVRKGLLAAEAREAARKAKDMLRKRKDVLGGGGLPGKLRDCISKKMEECEIYLVEGDSAGGSAEGGRMRNYQAILPLRGKIINAYKSREDKVLANEEVKSMIQAFGTGIGADQDLSKRRYNKIIVMTDADVDGSHIRTLLLCFFYRQMFQLVAGGHVYVAKPPLFRVSKGKERYYVQTEEEMKSQLLERGLADSTFEAEDGRRIEGEEMRKMCHTLAGIEDAIIAMERRGISLKAHALRLDPQTNRLPPLHLFVGVDDHWFHGVEQVDEYLNANNLVLDSEKEKPEPGEEPEAIDLTAEQEATGPSVNLIELHEVRTINTALKDLQQLGISIDDLIPQERTGSTAPRFELLRGEDTRRPLQDLRELLPQVRAAGEKGLAVTRFKGLGEMNAEELRETTLDPANRTLVQVNLSDAGAADEMFRLLMGDKVEPRREFIERHALDVKNLDV